The DNA segment CCGAGCCTTCTTGGGATTGTCGCCCTGTCCGGTGTGGTCGTGAATGATTCACTCGTCTTCATCGATTATACCAACCTGAAACGACTCGAAGGACATTGTGCCTATGATGCGGTCCTTCTTACAGGAACAGCGCGTTTTCGTCCCATCATGTTGACGACCATGACAACTTTTGGGGGACTGGCTCCCATGATCATGGAGACGTCACGTCAGGCACAGTTTCTTATCCCCATGGCCATTTCCCTTGGTTTCGGTATTCTATTTGCCACGGCGATTACCCTGATTCTGGTCCCGTCGCTGTATTTGATCTTGGAGGATTGCAAGGAATGGTTATACCGCCTGCGTGGTGTGAAAAAGCCGGTAGGATCGGGAAAGGAAGTCAATATATGACCATTCTCCCTGCCTATATTGTCGATGGAAAATTGTTTGGCAATGAATTGCTCAAGAAAAAGTGGGAAGCCCGAAAGAGGGAAGAACACATTCAGACGGATGTGGTGCAAACCCTCGACCAGGTTCTCAATGCCGAAGATCTCATTCTGAATCCGGTGAGCAGGCAAAATACGAAGATTCGGGAGGGAACGGGCTCGCTTTCCATTGTTCCAATGGTTCAGGAATCTTAACATGGGTTGATAAATCTTATGTAACGCCCCCCATCGCGTGCCCGATTACTTCTATAGAACACCCTCGCTCTGCCGTATGCCCGCCTTTGGGAAGGGGAGACAGTCGTATCGGCTGTTGCCGGGCCGCGGTCAGGGGGGGGACAGCCTAAGGAGATGGTTATGGAAATCAGTTCCGTGAGTTCCATGTCCAGCATGATGTCAATGCAGAGCAGTTCGATGCAGGCTCCCCCAGAGCCTCCAGACACATCGGAAATGTCCTCTGATTTCATCAGCGCATTGGATTCGGACGGTGATGGAGCACTCAGCGAGACCGAGTTCGCAGCCGGAGGAAGCGGAGACTCTTCTGAAAGCAGTGAGGTCTTTGATGCCCTTGACACCAATGAAGATGGCATTGTCTCTCAGGATGAAATAGAGGCTGACATGGAAGCCAGGCAGGCTACCATGGAATCCGAAATGGAATCCTCCAGTGGATTCAGTGGTATTCAGCAGACAGCTGATACTGCCGAGTTCGAACAACTTATGAGTCTGGTCGGCAGCGGCACAGAGTCTCAGTCTTCCGGGACCGAGGCCTACAGCCAGATGCAGGACTCTCTGTTCGGAAGTTCCAGCTATGACAGCCAGTCGCTTTCCGGAGGCTTGAGCATCAGGGCGTGATACACTGGTTCTACTCCCTTCGTGGTTGTTGATAGGAGTATCTGCTCGGGCCGCGCCTTTTGGCGCGGCTCTTCATTGTCGGAAGCAATACTTATGTGATTCCCCGGATTCTCTCTTTTCTCGACAGAAGAAAGCCCCTTCATGGTTCAGTGCATGAAGGGGCCTGTGTCTCTGTCATTTCACCGTGGCAGAAGAATTTTTTATGCAAAGTCCCTACATGGGCCCTCTCCCTCCCGGTCCTCCTGGTCCACGCCCCCCTTCTGGGGGCTGTTTTCCTTCATGTCTTTTGGATTCTTCCTCAAGCAATTTGCTGTATAATTCCATTTGTTCGTCGGAGAGATGTTCAGCGAGTTTTTTGTAGGTTTCCCATTCCAGGTCTTCCATCTTCTCCCGTTGTGCTTTGCTTGCTTCCCTGTGACTCTCGTCCGGTACTCCCATAATTTCTGCTTGTTTGCGGTGGGCTTCTTCAAGGATAGGGCGAACGACTTCGACCTGCTCATCTGTCAGCATGAGTTTTTTTTGGAGAGCATCCATCCGTTGTTTTGGGTCGGGGGGGCAGGCCTTGAATCATGTGAAGCACAGGCTGCCAGGGTGGCAACAAGCATGAGTATCAGAATTTGGAGAGTTTTTTTCATACATTCCTCGCAATTGGTTTTCGAGCGATCAGAGTTGCCGAAGAGACTCGTGGACGTAACCGTGACGGCCACAGCACACTTTAGCATTGCGAGGTTAAAAAACTTTTGTGTGGGTGTTAAAAGCTGTTAACGAAATACCAAGAATTCTACGCTTACTCTTTTGGGCATGGAGGCTGATTAGACTGAGCGGGTACTACAGTTCTCGCAGACCCCCTCCAGATGCAGGGCAATGGTCTTGACTGTCATGCCGACTGAGTTGGCGATAGCATCTTCATCAAATTGCAAAGTCGTGTTTTCGATACATTGCACCTGACCGCACTGTGTACAGTGAAAATGGCTATGGTCGTGGCCGACGCAAAAATGAAGGGCGCGTTCGCCCGTGCTGATGCGGTTGATCGCCCCCTTGTCTGCCAGAAGGTCAAGGATCCGATAGACCGTAACCCTGTTGATCTTGTGTTCATCAAGAACGGCCTCGAAGACTTCGCGAGCAGTCAGAGGATGGCCACTTGCGACCACGGCGGAAAGGATCAGAATTCGATTCAGAGTCGGGTCCAATCCGGTTTGTTCCAGAAATTCGTGTGCTGCCTCGGCTGCATTGCACAATTTCATTATTCAATCTCCTTGGGGACATTCCGGGGGAGAATTCCCATGTCTTTCCAGTCGTTGCATCCTCAGATGCACACTCCCCTTTCGGCCTCGCCGTGTAGAGGGCGAGGCCGGGGGGAATTTATCTGAGTGCGTCAACAAAGGCATCCGTGGCATCAAGCAGGTTCTTTTTCCAGTCCTCGGCCAATGGATCCAGAGGAAGAACCTGTGCTCCCAGTTCGTCGGCAATGACCTGCGCATTCTTTCGCGAGAATTGCGGCTGTACGAAAACAACATGAATATCGAGTTCTTGACCGTGTTCGATAATTTCGGCCAGATGTTTCGGGCTGGGCTCGTTACCTTCTTCTTCGATGGTTATCTGGGTGAGTCCATACTGGTCTGCAAAGTACCCCCAGGAAGGGTGGAAGACCAGAAACGAACGTCTGTTTTTCGGGACCATGGCGAGTTTGTCAGCAATGGCCTTGTCTGTCTTTTCAATTTCGCGGATGAAAGCTGCTAAATTTCTTTCGTACGCCAGTTTGTTTGCCGGGTCTATCTCCACCAGGCCGGCGCATATGTTGCTGGCAATGATTTTCACTCTTGCTGGAGAGAGCCAGACATGAGGATCAAGTCCTTTGTGTTCATGGTGTCCGTGCTCCTCGGCATGTCCGTGCATTGCATGTTCATGCTCCTCGGAATGTTCATGCATGGCGTGTTCATGCTCATGAGCTTCATGGTTTTCGCCATGTTCTTCGTGGTGGTGAGCAACCATGGCTATTTTGGTGATACCATGATCTGTCTCAAAGACCTGTAATGCCGAGTTTGCGCTCTTGATGCGGGGAATCCATGTCTCCTCAAGGGTAATGCCGATGGAAAAATATGCTTTGGCCTTGGAGAGTTGCGTCATTTGCTTTGGGCTAGGTTCATACATATGCGGATTTGCTCCGGGCATGACCAGGACATCAACATTGACCAGGTCTTTGCCGATTTGCTCCACAAAATATTTTTGCGGCATGATCGAGACAAAAACATTGGTCTGCGCTCCCATGGCGGGAAGAGCGGTCAGGGTAAGAGCCAGTAGGCTGCTCAAGAATACTTTGAATATTTGTTTCATTTTTTCCTCAAGGCAGAGTGTTATTAAAGCGATCTCTTTGCACAATGCAACACAGTTGCATGAAAAGTCAATTCTGTGTGCGGACTTTCCTTACTGTTCGTTTGATCGCTCATACATGATCTGCGTGTTTTTTGAGGGCCAGGGATTGTGCGGAATAAGAGCAGTCCAGCAAAGGGCTGGAGAAGAGGAGAGAATCTCTTATCTCCCGGATGCGAGGGAGCTCTTTTTCATTCATGTCCTTTTCGGGAAGAGACTTACTGGTGTTGGGAGAAGAGAAAAGGCAGGCGCCCTTTCGGGGCCTGCCTTTTGATCTCTGAATGGATTTTGTCTTCAGCTGTTCTGTTTTGGTTAAACTTGTGCTGTCGAGGTTAGTCGGCAGTATAGTTCACGCTGTAGGTAAAGGCTGACGAATCAAAGTAGTTGAGCGGCTTGCCGTCCACCTCAGCGTAGGGGTACATCATGTAATTGATGGGAGCGCCCTGTTGTGCCGGAGTCAGGACAACGCCTCTGGCTCCCTTGTTCAAGGTCACACGGAAAAGGTCATCGCCGCCCCAGAAGAACTCGCGCCACTCTTCCACTGCCTTATCGCCCATCTTGAGGTCGTGGACCAGCATCATTTTCCGAACATCAGCGGGATCTGCAGGAACCCATCCGGTGCCGGGAAGGTAGAATTCAGCCCAGCAGTGGTACCCGCTGGTGACGTCACCGGTCTTGGGGCTGCCAAGGCGCAGACCGTAGACATCTCGCGCAGGGACGCCTGCGGCGCGGGCCATGGTCACGAAAACAGCACTGATATCGGCGCACTTTCCGCCACCTTCGCATTCATAGAGGGTGCGTCCCGGTTTGGCCAGACCGCAGCCTGTCACATTGGGGTCGCGGACTGTGTTGTCAACGGTCCAGTCATAGATGGCGCGGGCTTTTTCAAGAATCGTTTTTTTACCGGCAACCACTTTCTGGGCCTGCTCAGTGAATGCCTTCACCGGAATTTCCAGAGTAGATTTCAGGTATTCCTCTTTGATAGGAGCCGGGATGGGCAGATTGGATTCCTTGATGGAAGCGACTTTTCTGCTGGAAAGATCGGCATGAAAGCTCATGGTCAACTCGGGCTGTCCTGCAACGGCAGGCCATCCGGCGTACAGGAACATGGCACCACTTTTTTCATCGCGGTACACTGAAGATGTTGCAAAGTTACCATCGACCTTGAGATCTGTGATTTTTTGAGCGTCATTGGAAAGTGGATATGGGATCCACACATTGACGGTTTTTGTTTCACTGGTAACAGTCGGTTTGACGGTGTATTTGACGACGCCGCTGTGCTGGGCGGCGAAAGCAGCCACGGAGTAAGTGGTCATCATGACCACTGCAAGCGTGCGAAGAACGATTTTGGTCAAATTTTTCATATTTCTCCCTGAGTATGAATAGTGGATTCTGTTCACTAGCTATTGCCGTGAAAGAATGCCAATTCAAAAAAACTATCTCTCCTTGGTTTGGTATTAAGATTGTCAATTTTTGATCCCTTTCCAGACCAAAGGAAGGGACCTTTTTATCGAAAATTGATCACTGTGCCAAAGGCGTGAAGGCGGTGTCTCATGGAATTTTTGACGATCGAAACGAGTGGGAGGCGGTTTTTTCGCTCTGAGTGCCTTTTCCTTTTCTTCTAATGAGAGGTTGTTAAACGTAGAAAACGGTGCGCAGATCGAGTTGAGACATGCACACCGTTTTCAGGGGAGGAGGGGTGTCGTTTTATGATTCGTTGGTTTGTTTGGCGATCAGCTCTTTCATTTGTTTTTTACTCGGCAGGAAGAAGATTAGTGGAATGAGAAGTAGGAACAGCGCACCAAAAATGAACGATGTATCGTTGTATGCCATCATGGTGGATTCCCGTTTCATGAGTGCATCGAGCATTCCCAGGGTGAGACTCTTGATTTGGAGTGCGCTGTATCCAAGCCCATGAAAGTATTGGCTTAAAGTCGCCATATAGTCCTGAGTTGACTGGCTTAGTTCGCTGATGTGTTCGGACAGGTGTGCATGGTGCCTTTGGACACCCTGGTCCACAAGAACAGCGACCAAGGCGTAGCCGATGTTTCCGCCAACCCGTCGGGCAAGGGTGTAGACACTTGACGCATCAGTCATGTCACTTTTGTTGACAGTGGAGAGAGAAACCGTGCTCAACGGAACGAACATGAACGGCATACCTATGCCCATGATCACGAGCGGTGGGATAAGGTCAAAGAAACCAGCCTGTGCGCTCAATTGCATAAGGTCATAGTAAGACCAGATAATAATGAGGATTCCTGAAAAGATCAGCGTCTTGGCTCCAAGACGTTGATATGCCCAGCCCGCAATAGGCATGAAGACGACCAATGCCATTGCACGGGGAGCCATGGCGAGTCCTGCTTCAAAGGCCGGATATCCCAGTATTTCTTGAGTGAACTGGGGCAGGATGAAAGTCGTGCCGAACAGGGAAACACCGAAGATCAACCCCATGATTGAGCCAAGGGTCAGATTTCGGTCTTTGAGCACTCTTAAATTGATGACAGGGTCTTTGCACCGAAGTTCCCAGATAATGAGTAAAAGCATGGAAATAAGAGTGGTTGCTGTCCAGACGATGATTTCAGTTGATTCAAACCAGTTTTGTTCCTGGCCACGCTCCAGAACAATCTGCATGCCGGTCAGAAAGATCGTCAACAGGCCGATTCCAAGCCAGTCAACGGATTGAATGCCTCGACGCAGATAAGGCGGATCGTAGACAAACTTGAAAGTCAGAGCCATACCTATGATGCATATGGGAATGTTGATATAGAATATCCAAGGCCAACCCCAGGCATCGGTCAACCAACCGCCACAGATGGGGCCGAGAGCCGGAGCCAGGACAACTCCCATTCCGTAGAGGGCCATGGCCATACCTTGCTGTGCAGGGGGAAAAGTCTCCCGCAGGATGGCCTGGGAGACAGGGATCAAGGCTCCACCTCCAATACCCTGAATAATGCGGTAAATGATCATTTGCGAGAAGGTGGTCGCTGTACCGCAGAGGATGGAACCAATTGTGAAAATGGCAAAAGAAGCCAGATAGAGGGTTTTCCGTCCGATGAGGGCACTCCACCAGCCTGACATGGTGACCATGATAATTTCAGCAATACTATAGCTTGTGGCAACCCACGTGATGGCGGTCAGGTCTGTTCCGAAGCTGCCCATCATGTGCGGCATGGATACGTTGACCACGCTGGTATCCATGACAGCCATGAAAGCGCCGAACATGACAGTGATGGCTATGGTCCATCGTTCGGTCGGACTCATGGTCAACGGGTCTTTGAATTCCGCCATGGTTATTGTGCCACCGTTTCACGCGCTGCCACGGTCTCTGCGCCTGAGGGCAGTTTGATATCCTTGGATGCGATATCCACACTGGGAATGACGGACATACCGGGCACCAAGGTGTGACCACCGTGGAATTCACCTGCATCAAGGATAATTTTGACAGGAACGCGCTGAACTACCTTGATGTAGTTACCAGTTGCATTTTCCGGAGGCAGCAGAGTGAAGCGGGAACCGGTACCGCGCTGGATGGAATCAACTCTGCCTTTGAAGGCCAGATCAGGGTAGGCATCAACTTCTATCTCGACAGGTTGCCCCGGCTTCATATCGGAAATCTGTGTTTCCTTGAAGTTGGCCACTACCCAGATAGAGGGGTTGACGATGGAGAAAAGCTTTTGACCTACTTGAACATATGCTCCGGGTTCGATGTTCTTTTTGGTTATATACCCGTCGCTTGGCGCGGTGATGTGCGTATAGGACAGGTTGAGGTTCGCTCGTTGCATTTCAGCCTCGGCCTCACGCAGTTCAGCCATGCGGATCGCGACTTGGGCGTATGCCTGTTTGAGTTCATCCTCAGCAGCTTTAACCGTTGCCCGAGCCTGTGTGATCTTTGCCGACTGGGTGTCAACCTGGCGATGGGCCGAGTTGAGTTTGGCTCGTGTCATGGCTTCCTGTGCTCTGGCGTGGTCGAATTCCTGACGGCTGACAGCACCGGCTTTAGCGATGGTCTGCATTCGTACAAGGTCTGTCTCATCTCTGTCATAGCCAGCCTTGACCTCGGCAATACTTGCCTGGATTTCTGCCAATTCTGCATGTTGGGTTGAGACCTCGGCACCTTTTTGGACAAGGATATTTCTGGCAGCCGAAGCCAAAGCATCCGCTTCCGTCAAGGCGGCCTTGGCTGATTCGACACGTGCAGATGCAATGTCGAGGGCGACTTCAAAATCTCGTGAATCGATCTGTGCGAGCAGATCTCCTTTGTGGACGACCTGATTGTCTGCGACGAAAACTTCGGAAACATGCCCTGCCACCCGGGGACTCATCGTGACAACGCGCGCTTCCACAAAAGCATCATCTGTTGCTTCGTGGGTCATGGCGTGGCGATAGAATGGGTACCCGACGGCAAGAGCCGCAATGGTCAATAGCCCACCAATCAAAAGAATTTTTCGGGTATTCTTTTTTTCTTTTCCACTTTCCGAGTTGGAAAGGGGAGATGTCTCAATCATTTTCTCATTGCTCATCGTATCACCTTGTAAGCAAAAAATTTTAAATAGCTGTAGATAGTTGACGCTTCTCTGCGAAAAAGCTTCAATTTGACTCTCTTAATCCGTTCAGCACAAAGTCCTGCGCATGACGGCATAGTTCCTTGGCTTCAACCCCTTCAGGTCTGAACAGGCTGATGGAGCGGACAAGACCGGTAATATATTGAGCGGAAAGCCGCGGGTTCTTGTCCTTGAACATGCCATGCTCAACGCCTCTCAGGATGACCGTTTCAATGATTGTCCACATTTCGGTGCGGAGTTCTCTCCATTCTTCGGATTTGGGGCAGGCAATGACCGCTCCGAGGATTTCAAATTTGGATTTGCTGCCGATCATATGATGAAATAATTCGGAAATGATGGCTGCAATCTGCTCATCCGGTGGAATCTCCATCTTGGCAATGGTTTCCCGAAGTTTGTCCACCAGAATAGTGAACTCGCGGAAGAGGACTGCAATGTACAGGTCATCCTTGCTTTTGAAATACAGGTACAATGTACCTTTTCCCACTGATGCCAGTCTGGCTACATCGCTGAGCAGAACTTTATGGAAAGGCCTCGTTGCAAAAAGTTCGGATGCAGTATCCAGAATCCTATTTTGTTTATCCATGGCTTAGCCTCGAAGATATATGAGTTTTTCGGAGAAACCCCGGTGTTGTAGGTTGGACGTGACAGGGGTAGAGAAACGGACATTCAGCTTAAAACTGACTGGTCAGTTCTCGTTCGTCAGGATAAGTAGTACCGACGAGTCAGTGTGTCAATCGCTGACTCCGAGTACTCTACAGAAAATTGATTTTGAGGTGGTTGGTTTCGCTTGCCCGGCCATGGAATATCCGTGTTGGGCAGATTCTTCCATGGCCGGAACAGGAGAGGCTGAGGTCTGGGCTATAACTCTATTGTGTTGAATTTCCGTACGGTTTGACGGTGAACGTCATGTGCGTTTCCCATTCCTTCAGAGTGTCATGGTCGAGCGTGATGTTGCTGTTTATTTATGGTTTTTTGAAAAAACATCCTCAATCGAGGCAAAGAAAGACAATTTTGTCAGAGTCTTTCCCCTTTGTGCCGGTCTGAAAGTGGGTATCCTGCTAGATGCCCAGATACGCTTCCTTGATGTACGGATCGCCCAGGAGTTCCCTGGCTGTTCCCTGCATGGCTATGCGACCATGCTCCAGCACATAGCCCCGTTCCGACAGATTCAGGGAGTGGTTGACATCCTGCTCCACGAGCAGAACCGTCAGCCCTTTATCTGCAATATCACGGATCGTTTGGAATATTTCGTTAATAAGAACCGGTGCAAGTCCGAGGGACGGTTCGTCCAGCATCAGAAGTTTTGGCTTGGCCATCAGTCCACGGCCGATGGCAACCATCTGCTGTTCACCGCCTGACAGGGTCATGGCTAGTTGAGATTCACGTTCCTTGAGGCGTGGGAACATCTCATAGACTTCCTTCAAAGTCTGACGCCGGACAGCAAAGGCAGCCTGATTATGTGCG comes from the Pseudodesulfovibrio piezophilus C1TLV30 genome and includes:
- a CDS encoding EF-hand domain-containing protein, translating into MEISSVSSMSSMMSMQSSSMQAPPEPPDTSEMSSDFISALDSDGDGALSETEFAAGGSGDSSESSEVFDALDTNEDGIVSQDEIEADMEARQATMESEMESSSGFSGIQQTADTAEFEQLMSLVGSGTESQSSGTEAYSQMQDSLFGSSSYDSQSLSGGLSIRA
- a CDS encoding Fur family transcriptional regulator codes for the protein MKLCNAAEAAHEFLEQTGLDPTLNRILILSAVVASGHPLTAREVFEAVLDEHKINRVTVYRILDLLADKGAINRISTGERALHFCVGHDHSHFHCTQCGQVQCIENTTLQFDEDAIANSVGMTVKTIALHLEGVCENCSTRSV
- a CDS encoding metal ABC transporter solute-binding protein, Zn/Mn family; translated protein: MKQIFKVFLSSLLALTLTALPAMGAQTNVFVSIMPQKYFVEQIGKDLVNVDVLVMPGANPHMYEPSPKQMTQLSKAKAYFSIGITLEETWIPRIKSANSALQVFETDHGITKIAMVAHHHEEHGENHEAHEHEHAMHEHSEEHEHAMHGHAEEHGHHEHKGLDPHVWLSPARVKIIASNICAGLVEIDPANKLAYERNLAAFIREIEKTDKAIADKLAMVPKNRRSFLVFHPSWGYFADQYGLTQITIEEEGNEPSPKHLAEIIEHGQELDIHVVFVQPQFSRKNAQVIADELGAQVLPLDPLAEDWKKNLLDATDAFVDALR
- a CDS encoding transglutaminase-like domain-containing protein, whose translation is MKNLTKIVLRTLAVVMMTTYSVAAFAAQHSGVVKYTVKPTVTSETKTVNVWIPYPLSNDAQKITDLKVDGNFATSSVYRDEKSGAMFLYAGWPAVAGQPELTMSFHADLSSRKVASIKESNLPIPAPIKEEYLKSTLEIPVKAFTEQAQKVVAGKKTILEKARAIYDWTVDNTVRDPNVTGCGLAKPGRTLYECEGGGKCADISAVFVTMARAAGVPARDVYGLRLGSPKTGDVTSGYHCWAEFYLPGTGWVPADPADVRKMMLVHDLKMGDKAVEEWREFFWGGDDLFRVTLNKGARGVVLTPAQQGAPINYMMYPYAEVDGKPLNYFDSSAFTYSVNYTAD
- a CDS encoding DHA2 family efflux MFS transporter permease subunit is translated as MAEFKDPLTMSPTERWTIAITVMFGAFMAVMDTSVVNVSMPHMMGSFGTDLTAITWVATSYSIAEIIMVTMSGWWSALIGRKTLYLASFAIFTIGSILCGTATTFSQMIIYRIIQGIGGGALIPVSQAILRETFPPAQQGMAMALYGMGVVLAPALGPICGGWLTDAWGWPWIFYINIPICIIGMALTFKFVYDPPYLRRGIQSVDWLGIGLLTIFLTGMQIVLERGQEQNWFESTEIIVWTATTLISMLLLIIWELRCKDPVINLRVLKDRNLTLGSIMGLIFGVSLFGTTFILPQFTQEILGYPAFEAGLAMAPRAMALVVFMPIAGWAYQRLGAKTLIFSGILIIIWSYYDLMQLSAQAGFFDLIPPLVIMGIGMPFMFVPLSTVSLSTVNKSDMTDASSVYTLARRVGGNIGYALVAVLVDQGVQRHHAHLSEHISELSQSTQDYMATLSQYFHGLGYSALQIKSLTLGMLDALMKRESTMMAYNDTSFIFGALFLLLIPLIFFLPSKKQMKELIAKQTNES
- a CDS encoding HlyD family secretion protein, which translates into the protein MSNEKMIETSPLSNSESGKEKKNTRKILLIGGLLTIAALAVGYPFYRHAMTHEATDDAFVEARVVTMSPRVAGHVSEVFVADNQVVHKGDLLAQIDSRDFEVALDIASARVESAKAALTEADALASAARNILVQKGAEVSTQHAELAEIQASIAEVKAGYDRDETDLVRMQTIAKAGAVSRQEFDHARAQEAMTRAKLNSAHRQVDTQSAKITQARATVKAAEDELKQAYAQVAIRMAELREAEAEMQRANLNLSYTHITAPSDGYITKKNIEPGAYVQVGQKLFSIVNPSIWVVANFKETQISDMKPGQPVEIEVDAYPDLAFKGRVDSIQRGTGSRFTLLPPENATGNYIKVVQRVPVKIILDAGEFHGGHTLVPGMSVIPSVDIASKDIKLPSGAETVAARETVAQ
- a CDS encoding TetR/AcrR family transcriptional regulator, whose product is MDKQNRILDTASELFATRPFHKVLLSDVARLASVGKGTLYLYFKSKDDLYIAVLFREFTILVDKLRETIAKMEIPPDEQIAAIISELFHHMIGSKSKFEILGAVIACPKSEEWRELRTEMWTIIETVILRGVEHGMFKDKNPRLSAQYITGLVRSISLFRPEGVEAKELCRHAQDFVLNGLRESN
- a CDS encoding ABC transporter ATP-binding protein, translated to MPLLDVNDINVSYGDVQVLFDLSISIEEGEVVSIIGGNGAGKSTLLKTISGLMQPESGSIGFMGAATHMLSPDNVVETGLIQVPEGRRLFSLMSVRDNLMAGAHNQAAFAVRRQTLKEVYEMFPRLKERESQLAMTLSGGEQQMVAIGRGLMAKPKLLMLDEPSLGLAPVLINEIFQTIRDIADKGLTVLLVEQDVNHSLNLSERGYVLEHGRIAMQGTARELLGDPYIKEAYLGI